Genomic segment of Ardenticatena maritima:
ACCGCCCAGACGATGAAATCGCGCAAGGTGGCGGGGTCGCCCGTGTTGGTTTCATCCAACGTCTGCACACGGTCGCTCGCCAGGTCGGCGGCGGGCGAAAGATGGTAGCGGTGCGTCCCCTGCTCGCGCGTATCGAATTGCACGACCACGTGCACACGGTCGCGGGCGTCGGGGGAAAGGCGGCGCAAGCCGTCTTTCAGTTCCTGCACATCCAAATAGCCAAACGCATCCAGCGGGTCGGCGAGCAAAATGCCATTGTCGCCCGCCATATACAGCATCAACGTCCAATCAGCCTGGCTCATAGGCACCCCTTCGGCGGCTGTTCTTTGACGGTTCAGACAATGCCATCCTCAAACATCACGAAACGCCCGTTCTTCTGGAAGAGTTCGCCGTCCACGTACACTTCACTGTCGCGGCGCAGTTCACAAACCAAATCCCAGTGAATGGCGGACTGGTTCTTGCCCCCCGTTTCGGGATAACTGCGCCCCAGCGCCATGTGAATGGTGCCGCCAATTTTTTCATCAAAGAGCGTATTGCGCATGACGTGCTGAATGTTGTAGTTCGTGCCAAAGGCAAATTCACCCAGATACCGCGCACCTTCATCTGTGTTCAGCATTTCCAGCAAAAACGCTTCGTTGTGCGTCGCCGACGCCTCAACCACGCGCCCCTGTTCAAAGCGCAAACGAGCGCCGCGCACTTCACGCCCGGCATAGACGGCGGGCAATTCAAACGTCACCACGCCTTCGACGCGCTCTTCAACCGGTCCTGTGAAAATTTCGCCGCCTGGGAAGTTCTTTTTGCCGTCATCGTTGAGCCAGATACGCCCTTCCACACCCACGCGCAAATCGGTGCCCGGCCCCTTCACGTGAATTTCCCGCGCCTGGCTGAGCACTTCGATGAGTTGCTGTTGGCGCGCCGCCATTTGTTGCCAGCG
This window contains:
- a CDS encoding aminopeptidase — encoded protein: MYNDSRIRKWAEVMTTYTAPVREGAHVLIRGTTLAEPLVVELCRAILERGGLPHLRLAPPVLEEIFFRHAADNVLDALSDIEMAEIERADILYSIMSGQNTRALTKVDPKKMVRLQRARQPWMETYMRRAATDDLLWTLTLFPTPAYAQDAEMGLLDLFDFVFDACFLNEPDPVARWQQMAARQQQLIEVLSQAREIHVKGPGTDLRVGVEGRIWLNDDGKKNFPGGEIFTGPVEERVEGVVTFELPAVYAGREVRGARLRFEQGRVVEASATHNEAFLLEMLNTDEGARYLGEFAFGTNYNIQHVMRNTLFDEKIGGTIHMALGRSYPETGGKNQSAIHWDLVCELRRDSEVYVDGELFQKNGRFVMFEDGIV